Proteins found in one Paenibacillus sp. FSL R10-2782 genomic segment:
- a CDS encoding GNAT family N-acetyltransferase produces the protein MPASISNYRIVPMDEQQAAAICEWRYDPPYNIYGWLPWEQMKALEVEFGSPSLRQDQYVAVLDDENILTGFAQYFPMIGVTRLGLGMHPGLCGHGRGAEFVRAIAEEARRRNPENEIDLEVLTWNGRAIRAYKAAGFELTDTYERQTPDGKKAFHCMVYHPDHQPRVL, from the coding sequence ATGCCTGCCTCAATATCTAACTACCGAATCGTGCCGATGGACGAGCAGCAGGCGGCTGCGATATGTGAGTGGCGCTATGATCCACCCTACAATATATACGGCTGGCTGCCTTGGGAACAAATGAAGGCGCTTGAGGTCGAATTTGGAAGCCCCTCGCTTCGCCAAGATCAATACGTAGCCGTATTGGACGACGAGAACATACTAACCGGATTTGCTCAATATTTCCCGATGATTGGCGTGACCCGGCTAGGTCTGGGAATGCATCCCGGATTGTGTGGACATGGCAGAGGCGCCGAATTTGTCCGTGCCATTGCCGAGGAAGCCAGACGACGCAATCCTGAGAATGAAATTGATCTGGAGGTGCTGACCTGGAATGGGCGCGCCATCCGTGCTTACAAGGCAGCCGGATTTGAGCTTACCGATACCTATGAACGTCAGACTCCCGATGGCAAGAAGGCGTTTCATTGTATGGTATATCATCCCGACCACCAGCCTCGTGTTCTATGA
- a CDS encoding C40 family peptidase: MKKKLTIAVMGLAIAFTSFTFGGGSAFADSKMDQVIQDTKGTSYRSGGTTLDGFDCSGFTMYVYQKLGIKLPHQSGSQFKMGSSVSRDEMRPGDLVFFNTTGRGISHVGIFMGEGKFAHSSSSRGVVVSSLNENYYANRYVGAKRIMSTDAYHAVASETPDDDNVE, from the coding sequence TTGAAGAAGAAACTAACAATCGCAGTCATGGGTCTTGCCATTGCCTTTACATCTTTTACATTCGGTGGCGGCAGTGCATTTGCAGACTCCAAGATGGACCAGGTCATCCAAGATACCAAAGGAACGAGCTACAGAAGCGGAGGCACTACACTCGACGGATTCGATTGCTCCGGCTTCACAATGTATGTATATCAAAAACTGGGAATTAAACTGCCGCATCAATCCGGATCACAATTCAAAATGGGATCTTCCGTATCCCGCGATGAAATGAGACCTGGAGACCTGGTGTTCTTCAACACCACAGGTAGAGGCATTTCCCATGTAGGTATCTTCATGGGTGAAGGGAAATTTGCCCACTCCTCATCTTCACGTGGTGTAGTTGTTAGCTCACTGAACGAAAATTATTACGCTAACCGATATGTCGGTGCCAAAAGAATTATGAGCACAGATGCTTACCACGCTGTAGCTTCTGAAACTCCTGATGACGACAACGTAGAATAA
- a CDS encoding M1 family metallopeptidase: MTPAHTKIVLLSTLALGLLAGTLWFAWQPQPESDLQSLGKPPYDSQSESALAPNMGKPLGANILPDVPQSPPQPASEILSKRVVEYHIDVSLEEGQVLRGTETLTWKHPGTKTVNDLYLHLYPNAFSSMETTFMKESGGKLRSDTMPKNGFGSMTLTELKTEDGLSLMHRTQYVQPDDGNVNDHSLMKVRLPKPVRGGESITLYMKFEVKLPAIFARMGATDDFVMAGQWFPKLSVYETAGQRGRAEEGWNLHQYHGNSEFYADFGIYSVRIRVPETYIVAATGFPTRGAIRQNGQKIYQFYADDVHDFAWSASPNFVAVEEPFSSAEVPGVKVKLYLDPSHKELRGRYMSAAKAALSYYSKWYGPYPYSTLSIVVPPKAGSGAGGMEYPTLITAAAADNLNPGYNLERTVVHEIGHQYFYGMVANNEFEEPWLDEGFTSYAEERLMEQEYGLIPNLPLQSGQVSSPQPLNRESWKYGSATEYAQNAYSRGKLVLRGIERQVGAKKMDRIMRTYVQTYRFKHPTSQDFQRIVERATGRSWSHYFEQYVYDGQMADFSVDRITNRPLTNGYEAIITLSKKGADYPKVPVQITFKDGTTLFKAWDGMGKSTTYRLKSASPVSHVIVDPLYTIALENKHINNNLKAELDEKTQTRWSISVTKLLETMLGSLSW, encoded by the coding sequence ATGACCCCAGCACACACCAAAATCGTTTTATTGTCTACACTAGCCCTCGGTCTCCTCGCAGGGACGTTATGGTTTGCCTGGCAGCCTCAACCTGAGTCGGATCTGCAATCCTTGGGCAAACCGCCGTACGATTCCCAGTCAGAGTCTGCGCTTGCGCCAAACATGGGCAAGCCCCTGGGAGCAAACATCCTGCCTGACGTGCCCCAAAGTCCTCCACAGCCCGCTTCGGAAATTCTCAGCAAGCGTGTGGTGGAATACCACATTGACGTGTCCCTGGAAGAAGGGCAGGTTTTAAGGGGCACCGAGACGCTCACCTGGAAGCATCCGGGCACAAAAACCGTGAATGATCTGTATCTGCACCTGTACCCCAATGCCTTCTCTTCCATGGAAACCACCTTTATGAAGGAATCCGGGGGCAAGCTGCGCAGTGACACCATGCCCAAGAACGGCTTTGGCTCCATGACACTAACTGAACTTAAAACGGAAGACGGTTTATCCCTCATGCACCGGACACAGTATGTGCAGCCGGATGACGGTAACGTGAACGACCACTCGCTCATGAAGGTGCGTCTCCCCAAGCCGGTCCGAGGCGGTGAAAGCATTACATTATATATGAAGTTTGAGGTAAAGCTACCCGCCATCTTCGCACGTATGGGCGCAACAGATGATTTTGTCATGGCGGGTCAATGGTTTCCCAAACTTAGCGTCTATGAAACCGCAGGACAGCGTGGACGCGCCGAGGAAGGCTGGAATCTGCATCAGTATCATGGAAACTCCGAGTTTTACGCCGATTTCGGAATTTACAGTGTGCGTATTCGAGTGCCCGAAACATACATCGTGGCCGCAACTGGATTCCCTACCCGTGGAGCAATCCGGCAAAATGGGCAGAAAATATATCAATTCTATGCCGATGACGTGCACGACTTTGCATGGTCCGCTTCACCAAATTTTGTAGCTGTAGAAGAACCATTTTCCTCTGCTGAGGTACCGGGAGTCAAAGTCAAGCTATATCTCGACCCATCGCACAAGGAACTCCGGGGACGTTATATGAGCGCAGCCAAGGCCGCTCTTTCCTATTACAGCAAGTGGTACGGGCCTTATCCATATTCGACCCTGTCCATCGTTGTACCACCCAAAGCAGGCAGCGGCGCGGGCGGCATGGAGTATCCCACACTGATTACAGCCGCAGCCGCGGATAATCTGAATCCCGGCTACAATCTGGAGCGGACAGTTGTTCATGAGATTGGGCATCAATATTTCTATGGAATGGTTGCAAACAACGAATTTGAGGAACCATGGCTGGATGAAGGCTTTACCTCTTATGCAGAGGAACGACTCATGGAGCAAGAGTACGGACTGATCCCCAACTTGCCGTTACAGTCTGGACAGGTGTCTTCCCCACAGCCGTTAAACCGCGAGTCCTGGAAGTACGGCTCGGCTACTGAATATGCACAAAATGCCTATTCTCGGGGTAAACTGGTGCTGCGTGGCATTGAACGCCAGGTCGGCGCGAAAAAAATGGACCGAATTATGCGTACCTACGTCCAGACCTATCGATTCAAGCATCCAACCTCACAGGATTTTCAGCGTATCGTCGAAAGAGCCACCGGACGTTCGTGGAGCCATTATTTTGAACAATATGTATACGACGGCCAGATGGCGGACTTTTCGGTAGATCGCATTACGAACCGCCCGCTGACCAACGGATACGAAGCAATCATTACACTCAGCAAAAAAGGGGCCGATTATCCGAAGGTCCCTGTTCAAATTACCTTCAAGGACGGCACAACGCTATTCAAGGCATGGGACGGTATGGGCAAAAGCACCACCTATCGACTTAAAAGTGCATCCCCGGTCTCTCATGTGATTGTTGATCCACTGTACACGATTGCACTGGAGAACAAGCATATCAACAACAACCTGAAGGCCGAACTGGACGAGAAAACACAGACCCGTTGGAGCATAAGTGTAACCAAGCTGCTGGAGACAATGCTTGGAAGTCTGTCATGGTGA
- a CDS encoding YwhD family protein, with product MSENQPDGKKQIALNIVSGKSKHKGFGAGSIDLNSMSPVIIDRGEAKIDVGAMHAKSKVERGIKFSTNKEDVPNGRQVWLVWVAVDRTPEGRVYGGATACEMLIDEEAKRGWKILADHVNRMDYALKRRFMLDDLGSEDKAALKSLLISHNEEWWDASPEELKQALEG from the coding sequence ATGAGCGAAAATCAGCCAGACGGCAAAAAACAGATTGCACTGAACATTGTCAGTGGCAAGAGTAAACATAAGGGTTTCGGCGCAGGTTCAATCGACCTGAACAGCATGTCCCCGGTCATTATTGACCGCGGCGAGGCGAAAATTGATGTCGGTGCCATGCATGCCAAAAGTAAAGTAGAACGCGGGATTAAGTTTTCTACCAATAAAGAGGATGTACCAAACGGGCGCCAGGTATGGCTGGTATGGGTAGCCGTGGATCGCACACCCGAAGGGCGTGTATATGGTGGAGCGACGGCTTGTGAGATGCTGATTGACGAAGAAGCCAAACGCGGCTGGAAAATCCTTGCTGATCACGTCAACCGTATGGATTACGCGCTCAAGCGCCGTTTCATGCTGGACGATCTCGGAAGCGAGGATAAAGCAGCGCTCAAAAGCCTGCTGATCTCGCATAACGAGGAATGGTGGGATGCCTCGCCTGAGGAATTGAAGCAGGCGCTGGAAGGGTAA
- a CDS encoding PTS glucose transporter subunit IIA gives MFKWLKKKVAPRIEEFDMVAPIRGQVVSLEEVPDPAFSTKAMGEGIAIHPSEGRVTAPFTGKVAHVMEKSKHALIIEHESGVQVLIHVGINTVSLKGKGFNPHVQTGDNVKAGQLLMEFDLDAIQEEGLPVITPVIVPDGQEMISHVEILEGSSASPDAPVLRVYLKV, from the coding sequence ATGTTTAAATGGTTGAAAAAGAAGGTGGCTCCTCGTATTGAAGAATTCGACATGGTAGCACCAATTAGAGGACAAGTGGTTTCCCTTGAGGAAGTTCCAGATCCTGCGTTTTCTACGAAGGCTATGGGGGAAGGCATCGCTATTCATCCGTCTGAAGGCAGGGTCACGGCTCCTTTTACGGGGAAAGTCGCTCATGTGATGGAGAAAAGCAAGCACGCGCTGATCATTGAACATGAATCCGGTGTACAAGTTTTGATACATGTCGGGATTAATACCGTCTCACTCAAAGGGAAGGGCTTTAACCCTCATGTCCAAACAGGAGATAACGTTAAAGCGGGGCAATTATTGATGGAGTTTGATCTGGACGCTATTCAAGAGGAGGGATTGCCTGTAATTACTCCGGTAATCGTTCCAGATGGGCAAGAGATGATCAGTCATGTGGAAATATTGGAAGGCTCGTCTGCTTCTCCTGATGCACCTGTATTGAGAGTCTATTTGAAAGTCTAG
- a CDS encoding MBL fold metallo-hydrolase: protein MQLDKGIQLLQVSSTIMGRTESIHPTLMWDEDNMILVDTTYPGQLPLLQEAILSTGFTIHNLTSIFITHQDLDHIGSLADVIQTCPSPVQVFSSSIEKPYIQGEKQLIKLTPEAITQAVNSMPESVPVEWRHAFRRTLENPPKTAVNSTIVPGEELPFCGGIVVVDTAGHTPGHLSFYHKTSQTLIAGDALNVVSGELQGPDPQYCHDYNMAKESLKNLLTYDIKKVICFHGGLYEGNCNRRIAEICGL, encoded by the coding sequence ATGCAATTGGACAAGGGAATACAGCTACTTCAGGTTTCTTCTACCATTATGGGACGAACAGAGAGCATTCACCCCACCTTAATGTGGGACGAAGATAATATGATTTTAGTGGACACGACTTACCCCGGGCAATTACCGCTTTTACAAGAGGCTATTCTAAGTACCGGATTCACCATCCATAATCTTACCTCCATATTCATTACACACCAGGATCTTGATCATATCGGCAGTTTGGCAGATGTAATCCAGACTTGTCCATCCCCAGTTCAGGTGTTTTCCAGTTCTATCGAAAAACCCTATATACAGGGAGAAAAGCAGCTTATAAAGCTGACACCAGAAGCGATAACTCAAGCTGTAAACTCCATGCCCGAATCTGTCCCGGTAGAGTGGAGACATGCATTCCGGCGCACACTTGAAAATCCCCCGAAGACTGCCGTAAACTCCACGATCGTTCCCGGGGAGGAATTGCCCTTCTGTGGAGGGATCGTAGTTGTAGATACTGCTGGTCATACACCGGGGCACCTAAGCTTCTATCATAAGACCAGTCAAACTTTGATTGCAGGAGATGCTCTGAACGTAGTGAGTGGCGAGCTACAGGGGCCAGATCCACAATACTGTCATGATTATAACATGGCGAAGGAATCTCTTAAAAATCTGCTCACATATGATATAAAAAAAGTGATTTGCTTTCATGGAGGGCTTTACGAAGGCAATTGTAATCGGCGGATAGCTGAAATATGCGGTTTGTGA
- a CDS encoding histidine phosphatase family protein, with translation MKKIYFVRHAKATGQEPDARLTDEGIQQAEQLADFMENVGVEYIVSSPWERAVRTIQPLAERKQLQVYTDLRLQERVLSHEHLDHWMDVLKQTYLDEDFKLEGGESSREAADRGIQLVQELIERTEKTIIIVTHGALLSLLIRHYDSQFGFEEWKTLSNPDVYLLEIKEAEAQIRRVWTTD, from the coding sequence GTGAAGAAGATTTACTTTGTGAGACATGCCAAAGCGACAGGACAGGAGCCAGATGCCCGACTCACCGATGAAGGTATCCAACAAGCTGAGCAGTTGGCTGATTTTATGGAGAATGTAGGTGTGGAATATATCGTATCCAGCCCGTGGGAACGGGCCGTGCGAACCATTCAGCCTTTGGCTGAACGGAAACAGTTGCAGGTATATACTGATCTACGTCTTCAGGAACGGGTGCTTAGCCATGAGCATTTGGATCATTGGATGGACGTGCTGAAACAGACCTATCTGGACGAGGATTTCAAGCTGGAGGGAGGGGAATCATCTCGTGAAGCGGCAGATCGAGGAATACAGCTTGTTCAGGAGCTTATAGAACGGACAGAAAAAACGATCATCATTGTAACTCATGGGGCTCTGCTGTCACTTCTCATTCGACATTACGATTCGCAGTTTGGGTTTGAGGAGTGGAAAACACTTTCGAATCCGGACGTATATTTGCTTGAAATCAAAGAAGCAGAAGCCCAGATTCGCAGAGTGTGGACTACGGATTGA
- a CDS encoding YafY family protein, with amino-acid sequence MHKAQRLVQLIMLVNERKKFTIQELADECGVSRRTMIRDLMELSELGVPLYSQTGPGGGYRVLREKVLPPISFTEHETMALFFACQSLRNYKSLPFKNEVDSALHKFFHYLSSELKQKIEQMQQRLVFWIPPHDIEVPFLRELLESALEQRVITIVYEAATRRERMIQPLGIYTMNGLWYCQAYCFLAEDYRVFRVDRVKDFSDGGDQSKQIDMNGDHIEQWVMRMDESDMAELEVDLTSEGVRRCQSDLWLAPSIELNEDGSGTIRTTMSSSFATWAVHFFLGLGMEANVKQPQAVREQIKNKLHDLLNQYG; translated from the coding sequence ATGCACAAAGCACAACGACTTGTTCAGCTCATCATGTTAGTAAATGAACGCAAAAAATTCACCATACAGGAGTTAGCGGACGAATGCGGCGTTTCACGTCGAACCATGATTCGTGATCTGATGGAGCTAAGTGAACTCGGAGTTCCCCTATATTCTCAAACAGGGCCTGGAGGTGGCTACCGCGTACTGCGCGAGAAGGTACTACCGCCAATCAGCTTCACAGAACACGAAACCATGGCATTATTTTTTGCCTGCCAATCATTACGAAATTACAAATCTCTCCCCTTTAAAAACGAAGTAGATTCCGCATTGCACAAGTTCTTTCATTATCTATCTAGTGAACTTAAGCAAAAGATCGAACAAATGCAGCAGCGGCTTGTCTTCTGGATACCTCCGCATGACATAGAAGTGCCTTTTCTCAGAGAGCTACTGGAGAGTGCGCTGGAACAACGCGTCATTACAATTGTTTATGAAGCAGCCACGCGTCGAGAAAGGATGATCCAGCCACTCGGTATTTATACAATGAACGGATTATGGTATTGCCAGGCTTATTGTTTTCTTGCAGAGGATTATCGAGTGTTCCGTGTGGATCGAGTGAAGGATTTCTCTGATGGAGGGGACCAAAGCAAGCAAATCGATATGAACGGGGATCATATTGAGCAGTGGGTTATGCGCATGGATGAAAGTGATATGGCAGAATTGGAAGTAGATTTAACATCCGAGGGTGTGCGGCGATGTCAGTCAGACTTGTGGTTGGCACCGTCTATCGAATTGAATGAGGATGGCTCGGGCACGATTCGTACAACAATGAGTTCATCATTTGCAACATGGGCGGTACATTTTTTTCTTGGACTTGGCATGGAAGCAAACGTAAAGCAACCTCAGGCAGTGCGTGAACAAATAAAAAATAAACTCCATGATCTGCTGAACCAATATGGTTAG
- a CDS encoding NAD(P)-binding domain-containing protein, translating to MNSVSVIGLGSMGVAIAQSLLQSGYRVTVWNRTSEKAELIVKTGAILAPNAAAAISASAVSIICVSDYAASYSILDTDEVKAALAGRILIQLSTGSPQQARDHEVWTQTYQAEYIEGAIVASPTQMGQPEATIFSSGSPSAFHKCEPLLKSVAGNVLYLGEQVSAASTTDLAFLSYLFGSYLGFFHAARILESDDLRVDTFGAMIAQISPVIGGVMKYESELIQSGAYDKPQSSVNMSMVTVDLLMEQAREAGMNNEFPVFAQGLFKKALDAGYGEEEVCALIKVMR from the coding sequence ATGAACAGCGTATCTGTAATAGGCTTGGGCTCTATGGGCGTTGCAATCGCTCAATCGTTACTTCAAAGTGGTTATAGAGTTACGGTATGGAATCGGACAAGTGAGAAGGCTGAACTGATTGTGAAGACAGGAGCGATTTTGGCACCTAATGCTGCGGCAGCAATAAGCGCGAGCGCAGTGTCCATTATCTGTGTATCTGATTATGCAGCGTCGTATAGTATTTTGGACACGGATGAAGTGAAAGCGGCTCTGGCAGGACGGATTCTCATCCAGTTAAGCACAGGAAGCCCGCAACAGGCCCGAGATCATGAAGTATGGACTCAAACATACCAGGCTGAATATATAGAAGGAGCGATCGTAGCTTCTCCTACCCAGATGGGACAACCGGAAGCTACCATATTTTCATCTGGTTCTCCTTCTGCATTTCACAAGTGTGAGCCGTTACTTAAAAGCGTAGCTGGAAATGTGCTTTATTTGGGAGAGCAGGTTAGCGCAGCTTCGACGACGGACTTGGCATTTCTTTCGTATCTGTTTGGCTCGTATCTCGGTTTTTTCCACGCTGCACGTATTCTTGAATCAGATGATCTTCGTGTGGATACCTTTGGGGCCATGATTGCCCAGATATCTCCCGTTATTGGCGGGGTAATGAAGTATGAGAGCGAGTTAATTCAGAGTGGAGCTTACGATAAGCCACAAAGTTCTGTAAATATGAGTATGGTTACCGTAGATCTTCTCATGGAACAGGCTCGTGAAGCAGGGATGAATAATGAATTCCCCGTATTTGCCCAAGGCCTCTTCAAAAAGGCTTTAGATGCAGGATACGGTGAAGAAGAAGTATGTGCGCTAATCAAGGTGATGCGTTAG
- a CDS encoding LysR family transcriptional regulator: MNIQQLKCFVSLAETLNFSTTADKLHLTQPAVSHNIKSLEHELGIVLLVRNKRSVKLTVAGESFYDDIEGLLFRLDQSILKSKRLSEQYESTLVIGYTETIFEKKVLPDVIKRFKERYPKIQIQLRKSNLTREKEDLLNQKFDIIFTTEDNLGKDSHFCFYPVYKGSYVCVLPHNHPLANERELTIEQLDHQFLIFFDEHQSPPTLKRIQRIIAEQCPASMYTYGDSVNTIHTMIKSDLGISVLPNFVIVQDQEITFVPLSPSEEVVYGIACLRSEERLEVKQWISILKQLFS, encoded by the coding sequence ATGAACATTCAACAACTGAAATGCTTTGTTTCTCTTGCGGAGACGCTTAATTTTTCGACAACGGCCGATAAGTTGCATTTGACGCAACCTGCAGTGAGCCACAACATCAAGAGCCTGGAGCATGAGTTGGGCATTGTGTTGCTTGTTCGAAACAAAAGGTCGGTTAAACTGACTGTAGCGGGCGAGAGCTTTTACGACGATATTGAAGGGCTGCTGTTCCGTTTGGACCAATCCATTTTGAAATCCAAACGCCTTTCGGAACAATACGAAAGTACTCTGGTCATCGGCTATACGGAGACGATCTTTGAGAAGAAGGTTTTGCCTGACGTTATCAAGCGCTTTAAGGAGAGATACCCGAAGATTCAAATTCAGCTTAGAAAATCCAACCTGACCAGAGAGAAAGAGGATTTATTGAACCAAAAATTCGATATTATATTTACAACGGAAGATAATTTGGGCAAGGACAGCCATTTTTGCTTCTATCCCGTATATAAAGGCTCATATGTCTGCGTGTTGCCCCATAATCACCCTCTTGCGAACGAAAGGGAATTAACAATCGAACAATTAGATCATCAATTTCTCATTTTTTTCGACGAGCACCAATCTCCCCCAACGCTTAAAAGAATACAAAGGATCATTGCCGAGCAATGTCCAGCTTCCATGTATACCTACGGAGATAGCGTAAATACGATACATACCATGATCAAAAGCGATTTGGGTATCTCGGTACTTCCTAACTTCGTGATTGTGCAGGATCAAGAGATTACGTTCGTTCCTTTAAGCCCCTCGGAAGAAGTGGTATACGGCATTGCCTGTCTGCGTAGCGAAGAGCGGTTGGAGGTCAAACAATGGATTTCGATATTAAAACAATTATTCTCTTAA
- a CDS encoding NmrA family NAD(P)-binding protein gives MRYIVTGVDGQLASRIAETVLAEVGGRELTFTCMNKERIPKDALQRWEQAGVSIFEINYDDIPSMVRAFKDGDRIYIVSGLEVGKRVQQHRNAIDTAIRAGISHITYSSFIGATDPDYAHVYVTPDHTATEQYLKSTGIAYNAMRNNLYLENYLTMYTMLALMSDHKWLSTAGEGRATLVHKDDCARAAAAALLGKAEDNRAYDIVGSESVSVRDLCNLIQEVSGEDMEYIPVDAEQYYKYLEKLHIPREITGDFSRSPVPFCGEDLMTTDASIKEGLLNVKSDAIEVLTGQKPKTARDIVGKYKYIWENHIRSWRDMK, from the coding sequence ATGCGTTATATCGTCACTGGTGTGGATGGTCAATTGGCAAGTCGGATAGCGGAAACCGTTCTGGCCGAAGTAGGGGGTCGCGAGCTAACCTTCACATGCATGAACAAAGAAAGAATTCCCAAAGATGCGTTGCAGCGATGGGAACAGGCAGGTGTAAGTATCTTTGAAATCAATTATGATGATATTCCATCTATGGTACGGGCTTTCAAGGATGGGGACCGAATCTATATCGTCTCTGGCCTTGAGGTCGGCAAAAGGGTGCAGCAGCACCGCAATGCGATTGATACGGCGATCAGAGCAGGAATCTCGCACATTACTTACAGTTCATTTATCGGTGCAACGGACCCGGATTACGCACATGTCTATGTCACCCCGGATCATACCGCTACTGAGCAGTATTTAAAGTCAACAGGCATTGCCTATAATGCTATGAGAAATAACTTGTATTTGGAAAACTATTTAACGATGTATACCATGCTGGCGCTCATGTCGGACCATAAATGGTTAAGCACCGCCGGAGAGGGCAGAGCCACTTTGGTGCACAAGGATGATTGTGCAAGAGCAGCGGCTGCGGCCCTGCTGGGAAAGGCCGAGGACAACAGGGCCTATGATATTGTTGGATCAGAGTCTGTTTCTGTAAGAGATCTGTGCAATCTCATACAGGAAGTTTCCGGCGAGGATATGGAGTACATTCCCGTTGATGCGGAGCAATACTATAAATATCTCGAAAAGCTGCATATTCCCAGAGAAATTACGGGGGATTTCTCCCGCTCTCCGGTTCCTTTTTGCGGGGAAGATCTCATGACGACCGATGCCAGCATTAAGGAAGGACTTTTGAACGTTAAATCCGACGCCATTGAAGTATTAACTGGGCAAAAGCCCAAAACAGCGAGAGATATTGTCGGAAAGTACAAATATATCTGGGAGAACCACATTCGAAGCTGGCGAGACATGAAGTAA